Within Exiguobacterium sp. BMC-KP, the genomic segment GCGGCGAGCCTGTTCCTCGGCTTGGCGAACTGTCTTCCTCTTCTCATGCTCGATGGGGGACAGATTCTCTTCCTGCTTCTCGAGGGATGGTTCCCGTCAATCAGGAAGAACGAACAGGTCCTCTTCCTGATCAGCTATTGCATACTGGCGCTCCTCATCGCTGGTCCGCTGCTATTCGCCCTGGTCCAGGAAATCAGGACGACGTATCCCATCCTGTTGATAGGGTTCTTCGTTCTCTATCGCGTCATCAGATTGACTCCGGGCTTATCGTTCAGGGTGAAGAAATAAGAAAACCTACATGAAGATAGGGTCGGACCTGGTCCGACCCTATCTCTTTTTTTCTTCCGTTCGAACCCTGGATGGATGTAAGGAGTCCTTTCGATTCGTCAATGCGCCTCGTCGAAGCGGAAGCGATGGTGACGCATGTAGTTTTCCCGGCCGGGCCAGTTCCTGATCGACATGTCTTCGCGTAGTCCCATGAGACGTCGGTTCTCCTCGCCTAGGTGTGGGGTGACCAGTAGACGCCCGTCCGATGCGAAGGAGATGAATCCCTTGTCGAAGAGGCCGTCATGCATCACGCAGAGGACGAGACCGTTGTCCGGGTCATCCTTCTGAGATGCGTCCGACAATGCCCAGGGGAGGATATGGCTCGCGACGAGCAACTCGCGCACGTCGAGCCCGCAGAGTTCACAGCATGCGTCCCGTCTCAATAGTGTCTCGCGGAAGCGGGACTGGGAGATGCGGTAGCGGGTCATCCGCATGCCCTCGTGGTTCCGGGTCCGTGGGTGCGAAATATCTTCAAGGGAGTCTGAAGCGAACAACGAGAATTGTGACATCCAAAGCTTCGTAAGGTTACGTCGGAACGTGCGCCAGGCGTCGGGCTCATGCTTTCCGTCTCCCACGCCGAGCTTCAGGTCGAACAGCCATTCCCCGTCCACGGGGATGGGGAGGACGGTGAAACGGGCGACCAGGTTCTCGTACGTGGCACCTGATGCCTTGTGATGGAACGTCTTCCGATAGAGCGCCTCGTCGAGCGTCATGCCGTCGACATGGGGGAGGGCGAGTCCGACGTAGCGTACGTCGCGACCGACGCGCTCGAAGTAGAAGAACGGTGCATGGTGGCCCTGTTCCAGCGCATAGGCTCGTCCGAAATGCTTCAGGAACGTCTCGTTCCCGCGTTGCTTCGTGTCACGGAAGTCCTTACCGGGCGTCTGGTTGTCACCGTAGTAGACGAGGATGTTGGTGGCCTCGTCATATTGGTTCTCCCACTCGGCCTGCTTGCCGGTGTCGAGGAGGACGATGAATGCCTCCTCGTTGACGAGAGACGGATTCCTCTCGACCATGGCGCGTCGGATGCCGCCCTGGTTCCCGAGCCCCTTCAATCCATCCCCGAAGCGGAAGAGGTTCTTCAGGGGCTCGGTCGCGAAATGGGAGGGGGAGTCGGTCCCTGC encodes:
- a CDS encoding HNH endonuclease, producing the protein MSRVTPQDLIPGRIYPAGTDSPSHFATEPLKNLFRFGDGLKGLGNQGGIRRAMVERNPSLVNEEAFIVLLDTGKQAEWENQYDEATNILVYYGDNQTPGKDFRDTKQRGNETFLKHFGRAYALEQGHHAPFFYFERVGRDVRYVGLALPHVDGMTLDEALYRKTFHHKASGATYENLVARFTVLPIPVDGEWLFDLKLGVGDGKHEPDAWRTFRRNLTKLWMSQFSLFASDSLEDISHPRTRNHEGMRMTRYRISQSRFRETLLRRDACCELCGLDVRELLVASHILPWALSDASQKDDPDNGLVLCVMHDGLFDKGFISFASDGRLLVTPHLGEENRRLMGLREDMSIRNWPGRENYMRHHRFRFDEAH